The Lachnospiraceae bacterium KM106-2 nucleotide sequence GAGAGACTTTATAAGAAACAGAATTTATTTCTCTATCGCCAGATGGCCTCCAAATTAAAAACTATGCAATTTACAATGGGAACCTTGACAATCCTTTTGACATGTGCGATTGTAGGCGGATCGGTTGCTATGATGTTTGCAAAATGTCAGGATAAGGTCTTAAGTAATACGATGCCATTTGACGTTCTTGTCTATAGCAATAATACAAATGAGAAATTCGCCAAAGAACTGAAGCTGATTGAGAAAGATGCAGGAATCAAGCAATCGTTAACCTATCATATTTATCAAGATGGTACGAGTAAGATGAATGAGTACTTATACACACACTGTACTTTCTTAGGTAGTCAGTATCGTAATTCAGATGGTTCTTTGAATCAAGAAGCAGTGAAAAAGGATGATTATATGTATTATGATTATGATACGTATATGAAACTGAGTGATTATAATCAATTAAGAAAAATGCTTGGATTGAAAGCAATAGCACTTGAGAAGAATGAATATGCGATTCAGATTAAGGAACGACTGAAATCAGAATTAAATAGTGAGATCAAAGAGAGAGTGATCCAAGGAAAAGACCAGAAATTGAAATTGTCAGCTGTTTATACGGATGGTTTTTCACAAAATGGAATCAATGGAGCGGATTACCTAATCATCATCCCAGACAAGGAAGCTAATGCAATGAAGCCATACTATACAGACTTGGCGGTTAGTACAAATCGTACGCCAACCGATGACTTGCAGCAGAAATTATATGATCTGCGATTGAAGAAAAATCATATTCTTTCAGAATCAGAATTTGACCGTTTAGTAGAGGAAGGCAAAATTAAGGATAGTGTTGATTGGGATGATACTACATTGGGAGGACAAGGTACTGATCAGGTGATCGTGGTTGTATCCGATGTCATGGTCTCATCCGCGCTTACAAATGAGATGCGCTTTATCATTACGGCAGTGATATTCCCAACAGTATATATTGGGCTTGTATTCTTATGCGTGGCATTAACTATCTTAGCAGTACAACAATTAAGTGATTCTTCTAAATATAAATTCCGATATGAGACCTTACGAAAGCTTGGTTTAAATGAGCGAGAATTAGACTGTATTGTATGGAAACAGTTATGCAGTTACTATATGGTACCGGCGATCACGGCATTATTTTTAAGCGCGATGATCGTTATTTTTGCAGGAAATCAGTTTGTATTATATACCGGTGCTTATGGAAATGGTTTTTACTATTATGGAATCGGGGTATTGCTATTCTTTGGTGTTTACAGCCTTTATATTGCAGCTACCTATATTGGATTTAAACGGAATATTAGAAGCAGATAAAAGTAGAAAGCAGGGACGATACGAGTTCCTGCTTTTCTTTCCTTAAAATTGAATAGCCTTTTGTTCTTTTTCATTGTATAATATACCTAGGATAACTGTAAATTTTAAGAATTTCAAAAGGATAGTCTGCAGAATTTAAGATTGACAATCGTTCGTTTGTTTTGTATACTATCGAGTGTAAAGAAAAAAACTTTACAGGTGGTGTTTGAAAAATGAGTGAGAATATTTCGAAAGAGAATAGAAAACCAAACACGAAGCACAATAAACTTGATCACATTGTTGAGCTGTCGCTCCTTTATGATTTTTATGGTGCTTTACTCAAAGACAATCAGAGATTAATTTATGAAGATTATATTCTAAATGATTTATCACTTAGTGAGATCGCTGCAACACAGGATATGACCCGTCAGGGCGTCTATGACATCGTTAGACGATGTAGCAAGCAGCTTTTGGAATATGAAGAAAAGTTGAATTTAATTGATAAATTTTTTGTTGCAAAAGAAATGACAAATCGTATTAATCAGATTGCAAAAGAGATTAAGGAAACGCATGATCTTGAAAAGATTCAAGAGATTGAGCGGTTATCCACCCAGATTTTAGAGGAATTTTGATCCTAGGATGGAGGTAGTGTGATATGGCATTTGAAAGCTTATCCGATAAACTTCAGAATGTATTTAAGAATTTACGTGGTAAAGGAAGACTTACTGAAGCTGATGTAAAAGCTGCTTTAAGAGAAGTTAAAATGGCATTATTAGAGGCCGATGTTAACTTTAAAGTAGTTAAGAATTTCATAAAATCCGTTCAAGAACGAGCAATTGGACAAGATGTACTAACAAGCTTGACACCAGGACAAATGGTGATCAAGATCGTTAATGAAGAAATGGTAAAATTGATGGGTGATGAGACGACTGAGATCGACTTAAAACCTACGCAGGAAATTACGATTATCTTAATGTGTGGTCTTCAAGGTGCTGGTAAAACAACTACTACAGCGAAGATCGCAGGAAAGTTAAAACAAAAAGGCAGAAAGCCTTTATTAGTTGCTTGTGATGTTTATCGTCCAGCCGCGATCAAACAGTTACAGATCAATGGTGAAAAGCAAGGGGTAGAGGTATTCTCCATGGGAGATGGCCATAAACCTGTGAATATCGCAAAAGCTGCGGTAGAGCATGCAAAATCCAATGGTTTAAACGTAGTTATCTTAGATACAGCTGGTCGTCTTCATATTGATGAAGATATGATGGCGGAATTAATTGAAATTAAAGAGAATGTGGACGTTCATCAATCCATCCTCGTTGTCGATTCGATGACAGGTCAGGATGCCGTTAATGTAGCGGAAATGTTCAATGAAAAAATTGGTGTTGATGGTGTTATCTTAACGAAGTTAGATGGTGACACAAGAGGTGGTGCTGCATTATCCATTCGTGCAGTAACAGGAAAACCAATTCTTTATATTGGTATGGGAGAGAAGTTATCTGATCTAGAACAATTCTATCCAGATCGTATGGCATCTCGTATCCTTGGAATGGGCGATATTTTAACTTTGATCGATAAAGCACAGGCTGAAATCGATGAAGATAAAGCAAAAGACCTAGAAAAGAAGATTCGTAAAGCAGAATTTGACTTTAATGATTTCTTAGATACTATGAGTCAGATGAAGAACATGGGTGGTCTATCCAGTATTATTGGTATGCTTCCTGGTGTTGGTTCTCAGCTAAAAGATGTTGAGATCAACGATGATGCTTTTAAAGGTGTAGAAGCAATTATTTACTCCATGACGAAGGAAGAGAGAGCAAATCCTTCGCTACTTAACCCTTCTCGTAAGAAACGTATTGCCAATGGTGCAGGCGTTGATATCAGTGAAGTAAATAAGTTAGTAAAACAGTTTGATCAGTCTAGAAAGATGATGAAACAAATGTCTGGCATGATGTCAGGTAAGGGCGCAAAACGTGGCCGTTTTAAATTACCATTTGGACTATAGTCTAGTGTTTGTATTGTTATAAACCCCAAAGCCAGTCTTTGGGGTTCATAACAATTTACAATATAAGTTTATTACAAATTATTTTTTGTAATAATAGAGAAAATCAAGGAGGTGAAACACATGGCAGTAAAAATCAGATTAAAAAGATTAGGACAGAAAAAAGCACCTTTTTATAGAGTAGTAGTAGCTGATTCTAGAGCACCTAGAGATGGTAAATTCATCGAAGAGATCGGTACTTACGATCCAACTAAGGAACCAAGCGCTTTTAATGTAAATGAAGAAGCAGCTAAAAAATGGTTATCTAATGGTGCACAGCCAACTGAAACAGTTGCAAAACTTTTCAAAAACGCTGGTATCGTTAAATAATAGCATGTGCTTTAATTACTCATGCGTTTAACGGAGGTGGATAAGGAAATGAAGGAATTAGTTGAAGTGATTGCAACGTCACTAGTTGATCATCCTGAAGAAGTCGTTGTAACGGAAAGTGAAACCGATAAATCAATAACGATTGAATTAAAAGTTTCCTCCGACGATATGGGTAAAGTGATCGGCAAACAAGGCCGTATTGCCAAAGCCATTCGTACTGTTGTGAAAGCAGCTGCATCAAAAGATGATAAGAAAGTTATTGTTGAGATCCAACAGTAATCAGTA carries:
- a CDS encoding ABC transporter, permease protein, with translation MLSKLAVRNAKRSMKDYLVYLITMTGVAAFMFAFNSMIFSSSVRAMCSQAMVMGAMMGLATFFIVLIVAWLINYMVHFMLEKRSREFGTYLLLGMKKKEISRLYMRENLILGTIGLFVGTPIGIFLQQVLMTIFFRVFSRNYYLKIDITWPCIAMTLGCYYGCYLIALIRNRRMFKKMSISDLMRMEKENEKIVEGKTVVKQWLLVVCLGYFAFFFYQMYNANYQLGTTILMIIFFIVAIYLFYIGMASFLVEYIKRGGERLYKKQNLFLYRQMASKLKTMQFTMGTLTILLTCAIVGGSVAMMFAKCQDKVLSNTMPFDVLVYSNNTNEKFAKELKLIEKDAGIKQSLTYHIYQDGTSKMNEYLYTHCTFLGSQYRNSDGSLNQEAVKKDDYMYYDYDTYMKLSDYNQLRKMLGLKAIALEKNEYAIQIKERLKSELNSEIKERVIQGKDQKLKLSAVYTDGFSQNGINGADYLIIIPDKEANAMKPYYTDLAVSTNRTPTDDLQQKLYDLRLKKNHILSESEFDRLVEEGKIKDSVDWDDTTLGGQGTDQVIVVVSDVMVSSALTNEMRFIITAVIFPTVYIGLVFLCVALTILAVQQLSDSSKYKFRYETLRKLGLNERELDCIVWKQLCSYYMVPAITALFLSAMIVIFAGNQFVLYTGAYGNGFYYYGIGVLLFFGVYSLYIAATYIGFKRNIRSR
- a CDS encoding SSU ribosomal protein S16p, translated to MAVKIRLKRLGQKKAPFYRVVVADSRAPRDGKFIEEIGTYDPTKEPSAFNVNEEAAKKWLSNGAQPTETVAKLFKNAGIVK
- a CDS encoding KH domain RNA binding protein YlqC; translated protein: MKELVEVIATSLVDHPEEVVVTESETDKSITIELKVSSDDMGKVIGKQGRIAKAIRTVVKAAASKDDKKVIVEIQQ
- a CDS encoding signal recognition particle, subunit Ffh SRP54, with translation MAFESLSDKLQNVFKNLRGKGRLTEADVKAALREVKMALLEADVNFKVVKNFIKSVQERAIGQDVLTSLTPGQMVIKIVNEEMVKLMGDETTEIDLKPTQEITIILMCGLQGAGKTTTTAKIAGKLKQKGRKPLLVACDVYRPAAIKQLQINGEKQGVEVFSMGDGHKPVNIAKAAVEHAKSNGLNVVILDTAGRLHIDEDMMAELIEIKENVDVHQSILVVDSMTGQDAVNVAEMFNEKIGVDGVILTKLDGDTRGGAALSIRAVTGKPILYIGMGEKLSDLEQFYPDRMASRILGMGDILTLIDKAQAEIDEDKAKDLEKKIRKAEFDFNDFLDTMSQMKNMGGLSSIIGMLPGVGSQLKDVEINDDAFKGVEAIIYSMTKEERANPSLLNPSRKKRIANGAGVDISEVNKLVKQFDQSRKMMKQMSGMMSGKGAKRGRFKLPFGL
- a CDS encoding signal recognition particle associated protein; amino-acid sequence: MSENISKENRKPNTKHNKLDHIVELSLLYDFYGALLKDNQRLIYEDYILNDLSLSEIAATQDMTRQGVYDIVRRCSKQLLEYEEKLNLIDKFFVAKEMTNRINQIAKEIKETHDLEKIQEIERLSTQILEEF